The genome window CCTTGAGCGCGACCTGACGCTCATGACGGAGATCGCGCGCGAGGAACACGGTGGCCATGCCGCCCCGTCCGAGTTCGCGCTCCAACGCATAGCGGTCGGCAATCGCCGATCGCAGGGTATCGAAGGTCCCGGTGTCCGAGCTCATCGGGGGAACGTATCCCCCGCCCTCAGACCTGCCAGCCGCAGCTTCCTCGCGTTGCGGCGAGGTCCATCCCGCGACGTCTATTACGGATCTCGGAAATCGCGCGCGTTGCCGTGATCGCTGGCGAATACGCGGCGCCGCGCAATCGCGCCGACAGCGCGTTTGGGTACGCAGTTGATCGGACCCTCTGAGTTCGGGCCCGGTCGGGCCTCAGAACTCGGTCTCGGCCACGGGAGTCAGACAACAGACTTCGGGATTCAGCCATCGACGCCGATGTCCGAGTCCCGAGGTCTGCGTACCGACATCGGCGTCCGAGACCGAGTTCCGAGGCCCGACTAGGGCCTGAAGTCCGATATCCGACCTCTCCCCTTCGCAAACGGGGTTAGCGGGCTCGGCAACGCCCCGGGCGACGTGCCTGCTCGCAGTGATGAGGTCGGCACTCATCGATGAACGAAGGTTCACGCGCCGAACGCTTACGCGGCACGCCACGACGCCGACTATTCAAGGACGCAGCGACGGCCGTGTCGACCGCCTGCCCAAGTTCGTCGCAGCTGGAGGCCTGAGCCGACGACGTGGTCGGCGCGTACCGCTTACGCTGGAGTCGTGATGCGTCGTGCCAGCTCCATCTCATTCGGACCGCTCGTGCTCGCCCTGTGTGCCGCGTGCACGTCCGCGGCCGACCGTTCGACCGGCCCTGACGTCCCCTCGCCGCCGGTGTTGAACGCCAAGCGAGACAGCGTTGTGTCGTTCACCGTGCTCGAAGGTGCGCTCGCCGCCACATGGTATCGCTGGACCACGATGCCAACCCTTCGCATTGCGGCCAAGGCGGACAGCAATCGGGCCGCCGTGGGGGCAACGGTCTCGGTCAGCGTCCTGCGCGGCGGCGGCTCGGTCAGCGCCACACGCTTCGTGCTCGGCGCGGACGGAGAGATTCGCGACCTGCAATGGACACTGGGGCCGGACATCGGCCTGCAGCAGATCGTGCTGTCCGCCGCGAAGGGCCGCACCGACACTCTCTCGGTAGTGGCGCGCTCCACGAGTCCCGAGCATCCAGGCGATGGCATCTACGTCCTGTTTGAGCAGTCCGGGCTGATGCTGCCGAGCCGCGCCAGCGGCATGGTCAGTGGTCAGTGGATGACCAACGCGATGCTTACGGGAGCGATCATCGATATTGTCGATCACCGCTTCACCGTCCGGCATCAGTTCGCGAATACCCAGCCGGCAGCCATGAGCGGTGAGGTGATCGAACAGGCCGACCGATCGTTGACGTTTGTGGCGATTGACGCCTCAGGCATGCGCGCGACGGTGGCCACCGGACGACGCGAAGTGAACGACGTGCTGACCTTGCTCGGGTCGTCGTCGACGGGGCCGTGGTTCGCGTATGGCCTGCAGAAGTTTGTTCGGGCGCAGGATCCGTTCTAACCGATCGACGGGCTCGGCGCGCCACACGCCCCGCTGACGGCCTCCGCGCCTTCAGCGGGGCGTTTGCCGTTCAGCCGAACCGCGTGTGCATGTCACGTTGCGATACAGTGGAATTCACCCTGTTACGTCTGTTTCGAATTCAGGAAGACACGACCCGCATTGCAAGTTCTTGTCATTCAACGCTTTGCTTGAAATGGGGCGCTCGAGTACGCGAGGCGCGGCTTATGCCTGATGTGATGGCACGGCGGACGACCCGCCACACTCTTTCCTCGCTCACGGAACCGACCATGCGCCTCCGCTCACTCCTCGGCCTCTTCGCCGTCGCGACGCTTGCTGCCTGCAGCAATGCCGACGTCACGGCGCCCACGGTTGCTGCCCTCCCCCGCCTCCAGGGCGGTTCGGGCGGCGGCATCGACACCTCGACGACCAGCGGCGGTGGTGGTGGCGGCGGTGGTGGCGGCGGTGGCGGCGGCAGCACGTCGGGCTCGTGCGGCACGCTCTCGGCCACCATCTCCACGTACAACATCGTGGTCTACACGACGCGCACCGGCATCGGCTTCAGCGGCAGCGCCTACAACTGCGGCACGCGCAACGAAGCGTTCGAAGTGGATGTGGTGGATACGGAAACGGATCCGGCCTGCGTCGTGAACGTCCCGCACTTCATCGCCGCGAAGAACACCGCGCCGGGCGGCACGCAGTTTTGGTCGGCCAACTCCACGCTCGTGCCCTGCCAGAACCGCACGCACACGTTCAACCTGCGCCTGTGGGATACCAAGAACGGGCAGACGCTGGATACCAAGACCGTCAGCGCCTTCCTGTAGGCCATTCGTCGGACGTCCGACGTCAGGTCAAAGTCGGGCCTCCGAACTCGGTCTCGGCCACAGGAGTCGGAAAACAGACCTCGGGATTCAGACATCGCCACCGATGTCCGAATCCCGAGGTCTGCGTGCTGACATCGGCGTCTGAGACCGAGTTCCGAGGCCCGACTCAGGCTGAGGTCCGAGGTCCGACTTTTCGCTCTAGAAGTCGGGGTCGCCGGGCTCGGCGATACCCCACGCGCCGAGTCCGCTCGCACCGCCGGCGCTCCCGGCGGCCTTCTCGAGTTCACTCACCGTGTACATCCGTCGCCCGCGAATGACCGTCTCGAGCTTGCTCAGGTCTGCCATGCGCTCCAGCGGATTGCCGTTCACGATGAGCACATCGCTCACCTTCCCCACCGCAACACTGCCGTAGTCACGCTCCTCGCGCATGATGCGGGCGGATTCGATGGTGGCGACCTGCAGAATCTTGGCCCGCGGAATACCGGCCAGCTCCATCATCGTGAGCTCGCGGCGATACGTCGTGCTCGCCGCGTTGTCGGTGCCCGCCGTGAGCGGGACGCCAGCGGCGTACAAGCGCCGCAGCAGGGTCATGTACGCCGAATCCGCGCGCAGCTGATCGCGGGAGCCGCCCGCCCCCACCGACGCGCCGCCGCCACCGATCCACAGATTGAAGGTGCCGTCCACCACCGTGTTGTGCGCCTTGAGGTACTCGATGAGCCGCGTCATCGGGGCGCCGTTCACATCGATCGTGGGCGCCACCGCCGTCGCGACCTGCGAATACGCGCGCATCTGCGGCAGATAGAGCGAGTCCTGATAGAAGTTCGAGAAGAAGAACGCCGCGTGCTGGATCTCGTCGTAGCCAAGTCCCACCGCGGCCTCGATCGACAGGCCGCGCGGGATGTGTCCGCTCAAGCGCATGCCGCGCTTCTTGGCCTCGGCGGCAATCACCGGTACGAGATCGGGGTGCAGCACGTTGTACAGCTTGATCTGCTTGTAGCCGAGCGAGTCGTAGCGCGCGACCCAGCGCCGGGCTTCGGCTTCGGTGCTGACGACGGTGGCCGTCGGACCGGCCCACGCGAGCGGGCCTTCCATGAAACCGGCGAGGATGTAGCGCGGCGCCGCGAGTTTGCCGGCGCGTACGCGATCGCGCAATGACACGGCGACATCCACATCGGCGGCCAGATCGCGCGCGGTGGTGATCCCCTGCGCGAGCTGCGTCATGCCGAAGACGTACTGCGTGGCCACCTGCGCGTGCGCATGCATCTCCCACATGCCGGGCATCACCGTCTTGCCGGTGACATCCACCACGGTGGCGCCAGCGGGTACGGTGACGCTCGAGGCGGCTCCCACCTCGACGATGCGCCCGTCACGGATCACGACCGACTGCTGGGGCACGAGCACGCCGCGCTCGCTGTCGAACACGTTCCCGTTACGCAGGACCAGCGTGCCGACGTCCTTGCCCACGGTCTTCGCTGCCGCTTCCGCGCGGGCATCACGCCAGCGCAGTTCGATGGCGCGCAGCGCCGGCATCAGCGGCACCACGTCCGGACGCACCGTGATGAACCAGGCGATTTCGGTGGCCAAGAGCCCACCGCGTTCGTCGATCCACACGCCATACGGATTGGGGGTCGTGCCGCGATAGATCATCACCAGCCGGGCGCGCTGTCGCGCGGCGCCGCGGCGCAGCACCGTATCGGCAATGAGCTCGGCGCGCAGCGTCGGCCCACCGGCGATGCGCGCCGGGCGACGCTTCGCGCTGAGCAGCGCCTGCGCGAGCTCCGCTTGCGCCCACGGCGTGTCGCCGCGCAGCGCGAGCCAATCGGTCGCGCCGCGCGCACTCGCCCGTACGCCGCCAGGTCCGCTGGGCACCCCTTGGCGCACCGAGTCACGCGTGCTGCTGAACGCCTCGGTGGGTTCGCCGGCGGAGCCATCGGCCAGCACCGGGCGGGATTCTCCGCTGACCACGCGACCGTCCGGACCGACGCGATAGCGGGTCTCGAGCCGTGTGCCGCGATTGCGGTCGGTAAAGACCCACCGCGCGATCACCGAATCGCCGCGATGCGTCACCACGAGGTCACCGGCCTCGCGACCGTGGTTGCTCACGATCCAGCGCGCGCTGTCGGCGGCGGATCCGTGCAGAACGGCCGCCATCGCGACCGAAAGCAGAAGAGTCGTCATGCCCGAAAGTGTGGCGCGGCGCCGGGATTCGGCTAGTCTCAAGGCATCGTTGCTTCCACCTCTTTCGGACTCCGTGCATGTTCGCGCTCGATCGGCGTTGCCTCGCTCTGGTGACGTGCGCAGCACTCGCTGCCGTCACCCCCTCGCTCTCCGCTCAGCCCCGCGCGTTTCCCTCCGATTCGGCCATCCGTGCCGTGCTGGTGGCACGCGTGAACG of Gemmatimonadaceae bacterium contains these proteins:
- a CDS encoding amidohydrolase family protein; its protein translation is MTTLLLSVAMAAVLHGSAADSARWIVSNHGREAGDLVVTHRGDSVIARWVFTDRNRGTRLETRYRVGPDGRVVSGESRPVLADGSAGEPTEAFSSTRDSVRQGVPSGPGGVRASARGATDWLALRGDTPWAQAELAQALLSAKRRPARIAGGPTLRAELIADTVLRRGAARQRARLVMIYRGTTPNPYGVWIDERGGLLATEIAWFITVRPDVVPLMPALRAIELRWRDARAEAAAKTVGKDVGTLVLRNGNVFDSERGVLVPQQSVVIRDGRIVEVGAASSVTVPAGATVVDVTGKTVMPGMWEMHAHAQVATQYVFGMTQLAQGITTARDLAADVDVAVSLRDRVRAGKLAAPRYILAGFMEGPLAWAGPTATVVSTEAEARRWVARYDSLGYKQIKLYNVLHPDLVPVIAAEAKKRGMRLSGHIPRGLSIEAAVGLGYDEIQHAAFFFSNFYQDSLYLPQMRAYSQVATAVAPTIDVNGAPMTRLIEYLKAHNTVVDGTFNLWIGGGGASVGAGGSRDQLRADSAYMTLLRRLYAAGVPLTAGTDNAASTTYRRELTMMELAGIPRAKILQVATIESARIMREERDYGSVAVGKVSDVLIVNGNPLERMADLSKLETVIRGRRMYTVSELEKAAGSAGGASGLGAWGIAEPGDPDF